One window of Oncorhynchus masou masou isolate Uvic2021 chromosome 33, UVic_Omas_1.1, whole genome shotgun sequence genomic DNA carries:
- the LOC135528567 gene encoding WAP four-disulfide core domain protein 2-like, with the protein MEMNSSALCALAIALLAIVDLKIVSAAETGGKSTVPTLQKAGHCPRLLNVVPSHKGCVCDEDCPGDDKCCVFDCGAVCVPPAFTKPGMCPRRLWGSGMCAEFCSNDSDCSNDEKCCHNGCGHECITPYTVKPGRCALPKGTPMCAEYCYHDGQCPEEQKCCRTTCGHACSEPCS; encoded by the exons ATGGAGATGAATTCATCAGCGCTTTGTGCTTTGGCTATTGCTCTGTTGGCAATTGTAGATTTGAAAATAGTCTCTGCTGCTGAAACTGGAGGCAAATCTACAG TGCCGACCCTCCAGAAGGCAGGTCACTGCCCACGGCTTCTGAACGTCGTGCCGTCACACAAGGGATGTGTCTGTGACGAGGACTGTCCTGGAGATGACAAGTGCTGTGTGTTTGACTGTGGCGCCGTGTGTGTCCCACCTGCCTTCA CAAAGCCAGGAATGTGCCCTCGCAGACTATGGGGCTCAGGGATGTGTGCGGAGTTCTGTTCCAACGACAGTGACTGCTCCAATGATGAAAAATGCTGCCACAACGGATGTGGGCATGAGTGCATTACACCTTACACAG TGAAGCCCGGTCGATGTGCCCTGCCCAAGGGGACCCCTATGTGTGCTGAGTACTGTTACCATGACGGCCAGTGCCCAGAAGAACAGAAGTGTTGCCGGACAACCTGCGGCCACGCCTGCAGCGAGCCATGTTCATAG